The following proteins are co-located in the Bordetella bronchialis genome:
- the argJ gene encoding bifunctional glutamate N-acetyltransferase/amino-acid acetyltransferase ArgJ, whose protein sequence is MAVNLKIPSESEIFPVPGVEIGVAEAGIRKAGRRDLTVFRLADGATVAGVFTRNRFRAAPVQVCESHLAGGQAIAALVINTGNANAGTGADGLARTQATCDALAGLLGVQPTQILPFSTGVILEPLPVDRLVAGLPKAVAALAPDNWMNAAHGIMTTDTLPKVVSTRKTVGGRTITITGISKGAGMIRPNMATMLGFLATDAGIAAPLLQTLTRRIADLSFNRITVDGDTSTNDSFIVIATGKSGLRVDGEGDPHYAELARALGDAAAELAQKIVRDAEGATKFMTIRVEEAGNTEEALKVAYAVAHSPLVKTAFYASDPNLGRILAAIGYAGIDDLDVGRLRLWLDDVLVATQGGRNPDYREEDGQRVMKQPEILVRIALGRGQVADTVYTCDFSHEYVSINADYRS, encoded by the coding sequence ATGGCCGTCAACCTGAAGATCCCCTCCGAATCCGAAATTTTCCCCGTACCCGGCGTCGAGATCGGCGTCGCCGAAGCCGGCATCCGCAAGGCCGGGCGGCGAGATCTGACGGTATTCCGCCTGGCGGACGGGGCCACGGTGGCGGGGGTGTTCACGCGCAATCGCTTCCGCGCCGCGCCGGTCCAGGTCTGCGAAAGCCACCTGGCCGGGGGACAAGCCATTGCCGCCCTGGTCATCAACACGGGCAACGCCAATGCCGGCACCGGGGCCGACGGCCTGGCGCGCACCCAGGCCACCTGCGACGCCCTGGCCGGCCTGCTGGGGGTCCAGCCCACGCAGATCCTGCCCTTCTCCACCGGCGTGATCCTGGAACCGCTGCCGGTGGATCGCCTGGTGGCCGGCCTGCCCAAGGCCGTCGCCGCGCTGGCGCCCGACAACTGGATGAACGCCGCGCACGGCATCATGACCACGGACACCCTGCCCAAGGTGGTTTCCACGCGCAAAACCGTGGGCGGCCGGACGATCACCATCACGGGCATCAGCAAGGGCGCGGGCATGATCCGGCCCAACATGGCGACCATGCTGGGTTTCCTGGCCACGGACGCCGGCATCGCCGCCCCGCTGCTGCAAACGCTGACGCGCCGTATCGCCGACTTGTCCTTCAACCGCATCACGGTGGACGGCGATACGTCCACCAATGACTCCTTCATCGTGATCGCCACCGGAAAGTCCGGCCTGCGCGTCGACGGCGAAGGCGATCCGCACTACGCCGAACTGGCCCGCGCGCTGGGCGACGCGGCGGCCGAGCTCGCGCAGAAGATCGTCCGCGACGCCGAGGGCGCCACCAAGTTCATGACCATCCGGGTGGAAGAAGCCGGCAACACGGAAGAAGCGCTGAAGGTCGCCTACGCCGTGGCGCACTCGCCCCTGGTCAAGACCGCGTTCTACGCCTCCGACCCCAACCTGGGCCGCATCCTGGCGGCGATCGGCTACGCCGGCATCGACGACCTCGACGTCGGCCGCCTGCGCCTGTGGCTGGACGACGTACTGGTCGCCACCCAGGGCGGCCGCAATCCCGACTACCGCGAAGAAGACGGCCAGCGGGTGATGAAGCAGCCCGAGATCCTGGTGCGCATCGCCCTGGGCCGCGGCCAGGTCGCCGACACCGTCTATACCTGCGACTTCTCGCACGAGTACGTCAGCATCAACGCGGATTACCGCTCCTGA
- a CDS encoding MarR family winged helix-turn-helix transcriptional regulator codes for MTQLPDLESRAAPDDHHALRLWLRLLTCANLVEGEIRGRLRAEFDTTLPRFDLMAQLQRAPKGMKMGELSRHMMVTNGNITGITDQLEKEGLVVRTKVASDRRSSLIKLTPQGRKTFARMARAHESWVKELLSGLPESSRNALFQTLGELKLQVVASRSRAR; via the coding sequence ATGACACAACTTCCCGACCTGGAATCCCGCGCCGCGCCGGACGACCACCACGCGCTGCGCCTGTGGCTGCGCCTGCTGACCTGCGCCAACCTGGTGGAAGGCGAGATCCGCGGCCGCCTGCGCGCCGAGTTCGACACCACGCTGCCCCGCTTCGACCTGATGGCGCAGCTGCAGCGCGCGCCCAAGGGCATGAAGATGGGCGAATTGTCGCGCCATATGATGGTGACCAACGGGAACATCACCGGTATTACCGACCAGCTCGAAAAAGAAGGCCTGGTGGTGCGCACCAAAGTGGCGTCCGACCGCCGCAGCTCGCTCATCAAGTTGACGCCCCAGGGGCGCAAGACCTTCGCCAGGATGGCGCGGGCGCATGAAAGCTGGGTAAAGGAATTGTTGTCCGGTTTGCCGGAAAGCAGTCGCAATGCGCTCTTCCAGACCCTGGGAGAGCTTAAACTCCAGGTCGTGGCCAGCCGCTCCCGGGCGCGCTGA
- a CDS encoding ATP-binding protein, with protein sequence MTVSSEFTTLLARAERVLAQLEAYLPPAPPDIDWSAHAFRWRKRGSRGWLDAVRHIARIDLDDLQHIERQKAVIDRNTLHFLEKKPANNVLMTGARGTGKSSLVKAMLAAYAPRGLRLIEVDKSDLGDLADIVELVGTRPERFIVFCDDLSFEEGEAGYKALKSVLDGSVAASGDNVLIYATSNRRHLMPEYMSENLQAKHQPDGEIHPGETVEEKISLSERFGLWLSFYPFRQDDYLDIVRHWLRELGCPEEHIEASRTEALQWTIERGSRSGRVAYQFARDWAARHV encoded by the coding sequence GTGACCGTCTCTTCCGAATTCACCACCCTTCTTGCCCGGGCCGAACGGGTGCTGGCCCAACTGGAAGCCTATCTGCCCCCCGCCCCGCCCGACATAGACTGGAGCGCGCATGCCTTCCGCTGGCGCAAGCGCGGTTCGCGCGGCTGGCTGGACGCGGTGCGCCATATCGCCCGCATCGATCTCGACGACCTGCAGCACATCGAGCGCCAAAAGGCCGTGATCGACCGCAACACCCTGCACTTCCTGGAAAAAAAGCCGGCCAATAACGTGCTGATGACCGGCGCCCGGGGCACCGGCAAGAGCTCGCTGGTCAAGGCCATGCTGGCCGCCTATGCCCCGCGCGGCCTGCGCCTGATCGAGGTCGACAAATCCGACCTGGGCGACCTGGCCGACATCGTCGAACTGGTGGGCACGCGGCCGGAACGCTTCATCGTGTTCTGCGACGACCTTTCCTTCGAAGAAGGCGAGGCCGGCTACAAGGCGCTGAAGTCCGTGCTGGACGGATCGGTGGCCGCCTCGGGCGACAACGTCCTGATCTACGCGACCTCCAACCGCCGGCACCTGATGCCGGAATACATGAGCGAGAACCTGCAGGCCAAGCACCAGCCCGACGGCGAAATCCACCCCGGCGAAACCGTGGAAGAAAAAATCTCGCTATCGGAGCGCTTCGGCCTGTGGCTGTCGTTCTATCCCTTCCGCCAGGACGACTACCTGGACATCGTGCGCCATTGGCTGCGCGAACTCGGCTGCCCGGAAGAACATATCGAAGCCTCGCGCACGGAAGCCCTGCAATGGACCATAGAGCGCGGCTCGCGTTCGGGCCGCGTGGCCTATCAGTTCGCGCGCGACTGGGCCGCCCGCCATGTCTGA
- a CDS encoding Nudix family hydrolase: protein MSEQILDVAAGLILRRDGKLLLGQRPEGKPWSGWWELPGGKLEPGETVLQALARELDEELGIQVTQATRWVTYVHAYPHTTVRLAFCRVTGWLGDPRGLENQRLEWVDPARAESVGQLLPATLPPLRWLRLPDTYGITQAGSPAALPAFLARLDRALENGLRLVQLREPGWPEGPASASLHEALQQILKRCRQAGARVLVNSVHPEAWWREADGVHLRAADAAAMAKRPLAGNGYWVGVSVHDAEQMAQARRLDADFAVVGPVAQTASHPGRPALGWQAFMDINRDAGLPAYAIGGQGPDTLAAAMEHGAHGVAAIRGVFGGP from the coding sequence ATGTCTGAGCAGATCCTGGACGTGGCGGCCGGCCTGATCCTGCGCCGCGACGGCAAGCTGCTGTTGGGCCAGCGTCCGGAAGGCAAGCCCTGGTCGGGCTGGTGGGAACTGCCGGGCGGCAAGCTGGAACCCGGCGAGACCGTACTGCAGGCGCTGGCGCGCGAGCTCGACGAAGAACTGGGCATCCAGGTCACGCAGGCCACGCGCTGGGTCACCTATGTCCACGCCTATCCCCATACGACGGTCCGGCTGGCCTTCTGCCGCGTCACCGGCTGGCTGGGCGATCCGCGGGGGTTGGAAAACCAGCGGCTGGAATGGGTGGATCCCGCCCGTGCCGAAAGCGTGGGCCAGCTGCTGCCCGCCACGCTGCCGCCGCTGCGCTGGCTGCGGCTGCCCGATACGTACGGCATCACCCAGGCCGGTTCGCCCGCCGCGCTGCCCGCCTTCCTGGCGCGGCTGGACCGCGCCCTGGAGAACGGCCTGCGGCTGGTGCAGCTGCGCGAGCCCGGCTGGCCCGAGGGGCCGGCCTCGGCCAGCCTGCACGAGGCCCTGCAGCAGATCTTGAAGCGCTGCCGCCAGGCCGGCGCGCGCGTGCTGGTCAATAGCGTCCATCCCGAGGCCTGGTGGCGGGAAGCCGACGGCGTGCACCTGCGCGCGGCCGATGCGGCGGCCATGGCCAAGCGCCCCCTGGCGGGCAATGGCTATTGGGTGGGCGTCTCGGTGCATGACGCGGAACAAATGGCTCAGGCGCGCCGGCTGGACGCCGATTTCGCGGTGGTGGGACCGGTGGCCCAGACCGCCAGCCATCCCGGCCGCCCGGCACTGGGCTGGCAGGCCTTCATGGACATCAACCGGGATGCCGGCCTGCCCGCCTATGCCATCGGCGGCCAGGGACCGGACACCCTGGCGGCCGCCATGGAGCACGGCGCCCATGGCGTCGCGGCGATCAGGGGCGTCTTCGGGGGACCGTAG
- a CDS encoding efflux RND transporter permease subunit — protein MILSAPFIVRPVATTLLSLAVVLAGSLAFRLLPVAPLPEVDIPTISVTASLPGASPETMASSVATPLERALGAIAGVTEMTSSSTQGSTRITLQFDLSRDIDGAARDVQAAINASRTLLPSGLKSNPTYRKANPSAAPIMTLALTSDTHTQGELYDLASTIVAQKLSQVNGVGDVTVGGSSLPAVRVDVLPGALTSRGVSLDDVRTALSNANANRPKGFIDSGEYQWTIMASDQLSKAAQYRPLIVAWRDGGPVRLSDVATVQDSVEDLYQTGFYNQRKAILLIVRREAAANIIKVVDELRAQLPELQAQMPGGVQLNVAQDRTPSIRASLYEAEMTLVIAVGLVMVVVLVFLRRWRAALIPSVAVPVSLVGTFSIMYLCGYTLNTISLMALIVATGFVVDDAIVVLENIMRYIERGMSPVRAAMRGAREVGFTVLSMSLSLVAVFIPILLMGGVVGRFFREFAVTLSAAILVSLVTSLTLTPMMCGRMLRAEREARSAADGGETDAARRPGRVKALLARLGQWSERGFQRLSDGYARTLGWTLNHGPVVMLVLLLTVCLNVYLYIVVPKGFFPNQDTGQLLGFFRVDQGTSFQATVPKLEYMRKVVLSDPAVQSMTGYAGGRGGSNSSFMQIQLKPLSERGVSAEVVIERLRGRLQSIPGARMFLVAQQDIRIGGRASSTGSYDYALMASDLSMLRTWMPRVQRALAALPELVDVDTDVEDKGQQVNLVIDREAATRLGVSMSDISAVLNNSFSQRQVSVMYGPLNQYHVILGVPQNFAQDAQSLRKVDVVTSTGARVPLASFASFEVGSAPLSVQHQGLFVADTISFSLAPGVSLGQASDAIDAAVARIGLPTDQIQASFQGTAAAAQQSQQQQPLLILAALVTMYIVLGMLYESFVHPFTILSTLPSAGIGALLALMLMRTEFTVIALIGVFLLIGIVKKNAIMMVDFALAAERGQGLAPREAIFQACVTRFRPIMMTTLAAIMGAIPLVVATGTGAEIRQPLGITIVGGLVVSQVLTLYTTPVVYLYLDRLRHWARRRRAARAVAPSTDYS, from the coding sequence ATGATATTGTCCGCGCCCTTCATCGTGCGGCCCGTGGCGACCACGCTGCTGTCGCTGGCCGTGGTGCTGGCCGGTTCGCTGGCGTTTCGCCTGCTGCCGGTGGCGCCGCTGCCGGAGGTCGACATCCCCACCATATCCGTGACGGCCAGCCTGCCCGGCGCCAGTCCCGAGACCATGGCGTCCAGCGTCGCCACGCCGCTGGAGCGGGCGCTGGGCGCCATCGCCGGCGTGACTGAGATGACCTCCAGCAGCACGCAGGGCTCGACGCGCATCACGCTGCAGTTCGACCTGAGCCGCGACATCGACGGCGCCGCGCGGGACGTACAGGCAGCCATCAATGCCTCGCGCACGCTGCTGCCCAGCGGCCTGAAGAGCAATCCCACGTATCGCAAGGCGAACCCTTCCGCGGCGCCCATCATGACGCTGGCGCTGACCTCGGATACGCATACGCAGGGCGAACTGTACGACCTGGCGTCCACCATCGTCGCGCAGAAGCTGTCGCAGGTGAACGGCGTGGGCGATGTGACGGTGGGCGGCAGTTCGCTGCCCGCCGTGCGGGTGGACGTGCTGCCGGGCGCGCTGACCAGCCGCGGCGTGTCCCTGGACGATGTGCGCACGGCGCTGTCCAACGCCAACGCCAACCGGCCCAAGGGCTTTATCGACAGCGGCGAATACCAGTGGACCATCATGGCCAGCGACCAGCTGAGCAAGGCCGCGCAGTACCGGCCGCTGATCGTCGCCTGGCGCGACGGCGGGCCGGTGCGGCTGTCGGACGTAGCCACGGTACAGGATTCCGTCGAGGACCTGTACCAGACCGGCTTCTACAACCAGCGCAAGGCCATCCTGCTGATCGTGCGGCGCGAGGCGGCCGCCAACATCATCAAGGTGGTGGACGAGCTGCGCGCGCAGCTTCCGGAACTCCAGGCGCAGATGCCCGGCGGCGTACAGCTGAACGTGGCCCAGGACCGCACGCCCAGCATCCGCGCCTCGCTGTACGAGGCCGAGATGACCCTGGTCATCGCGGTCGGCCTGGTGATGGTGGTGGTGCTGGTGTTCCTGCGGCGCTGGCGGGCCGCGCTGATACCCAGCGTGGCGGTGCCGGTATCGCTGGTGGGCACCTTCAGCATCATGTACCTGTGCGGCTACACGCTGAACACCATATCGCTGATGGCGCTGATCGTCGCCACGGGCTTCGTCGTGGACGACGCCATCGTGGTGCTGGAAAACATCATGCGCTATATCGAGCGCGGCATGTCCCCGGTGCGCGCCGCCATGCGCGGCGCGCGCGAAGTGGGCTTCACCGTGCTGTCGATGAGCCTGTCGCTGGTGGCCGTGTTCATTCCCATCCTGCTGATGGGCGGCGTGGTGGGGCGTTTTTTCCGCGAATTCGCCGTGACGCTGTCGGCCGCCATCCTGGTGTCGCTGGTGACCTCGCTGACGCTGACGCCGATGATGTGCGGCCGCATGCTGCGGGCCGAACGCGAGGCGCGGTCCGCGGCGGATGGCGGCGAAACGGACGCCGCCCGGCGGCCCGGCCGCGTAAAGGCCCTGCTGGCGCGCCTGGGGCAATGGTCCGAGCGCGGCTTCCAGCGGCTGAGCGATGGCTATGCCCGCACACTGGGCTGGACGCTGAACCACGGCCCGGTGGTCATGCTGGTGCTGCTGCTGACGGTGTGCCTGAACGTGTACCTGTACATCGTCGTGCCCAAGGGCTTCTTCCCCAACCAGGACACGGGACAACTGCTGGGGTTCTTCCGCGTCGATCAGGGGACGTCCTTCCAGGCGACGGTGCCCAAGCTGGAGTACATGCGCAAGGTGGTGCTGTCGGATCCGGCGGTGCAGAGCATGACGGGTTATGCGGGCGGACGCGGGGGCAGCAATAGCAGCTTCATGCAAATCCAGCTCAAGCCCCTGTCCGAGCGGGGCGTGTCGGCGGAAGTGGTGATCGAACGCTTGCGCGGGCGCCTGCAAAGCATACCGGGCGCGCGCATGTTCCTGGTGGCGCAGCAGGATATCCGCATCGGCGGCCGTGCAAGCAGCACGGGATCCTACGACTACGCGCTGATGGCCAGCGACCTTTCCATGCTGCGTACGTGGATGCCGCGCGTGCAGCGGGCCCTGGCGGCGCTGCCCGAGCTGGTGGACGTCGATACCGACGTGGAGGACAAGGGCCAGCAGGTCAACCTGGTCATCGACCGCGAGGCCGCCACGCGCCTTGGCGTGAGCATGTCGGATATCTCGGCGGTGTTGAACAACTCCTTCAGCCAGCGGCAGGTGTCGGTGATGTACGGTCCCCTGAACCAGTACCACGTGATCCTGGGCGTGCCGCAGAACTTCGCCCAGGACGCGCAGTCGCTGCGCAAGGTCGACGTGGTGACCAGTACCGGCGCGCGCGTGCCGCTGGCTTCCTTCGCCTCTTTCGAGGTGGGCAGCGCGCCGCTGAGCGTCCAGCACCAGGGCCTGTTCGTGGCCGATACGATTTCCTTCAGCCTGGCGCCGGGCGTATCGCTGGGACAGGCCAGCGATGCGATCGATGCCGCGGTGGCGCGCATCGGCCTGCCGACGGACCAGATCCAGGCCAGCTTCCAGGGCACGGCGGCGGCGGCGCAGCAGAGCCAGCAGCAGCAGCCGCTGTTGATCCTGGCCGCGCTGGTGACCATGTACATCGTGCTGGGCATGCTGTATGAAAGCTTCGTCCATCCCTTCACCATCCTGTCCACCTTGCCGTCGGCGGGCATCGGCGCGCTGCTGGCGCTGATGCTGATGCGCACGGAGTTCACCGTGATCGCGCTGATCGGGGTGTTCCTGCTGATAGGCATCGTGAAGAAGAACGCCATCATGATGGTTGACTTCGCGCTGGCCGCCGAACGGGGCCAGGGGCTGGCGCCGCGCGAAGCCATCTTCCAGGCCTGCGTGACCCGCTTCCGGCCCATCATGATGACGACGCTGGCGGCGATCATGGGCGCGATTCCGCTGGTGGTGGCCACCGGCACCGGGGCGGAGATCCGCCAGCCCCTGGGCATCACCATCGTGGGCGGGCTGGTGGTCAGCCAGGTGCTGACGCTCTACACCACGCCCGTCGTTTATCTCTACCTGGACCGCCTGCGCCACTGGGCGCGCCGCCGCCGCGCCGCGCGCGCCGTCGCGCCTTCCACGGACTATTCATGA
- a CDS encoding efflux transporter outer membrane subunit, which yields MTRLLEPRPRAALARLLPVMALCGALGACAVGPDYVRPPVDVGTQFKEGQDDTPGWKPAQPNELADRGAWWRVYQDPVLDELMRQLDAANLDIAQAEANYRQAQALVRGARSAFFPTVGVGAGVTRSGSGGGTGSSATSGSTTGNSYSLSGTVSWEADIWGSVRRSVEASRAGAQASAADLAAARLSAQSTLAQNYFQLRVLDEQERLLRETVETNERSLQLTINRYNAGVAAKSDVAVARTQLENTRAQWVDLEWQRGQFEHAIAVLTGQAPSKFSLARTPFTQRVPAIPVGLPSQLLERRPDVAGAERRTAQANAQIGVAQAAWFPDLTLSADGGFRSGQFAQWLTAPARFWSIGPALAQTLFDGGLRASQVESARAAYDAQAAAYRQVVLGALREVEDTMIQLRVFDREQQVQRRALEAARESLELTRNQYKEGLVDYLSVAVLENTALSSEREAISLMGNRLVASVQLIAALGGGWDGNVDAPTMASAAGTDGPASRAAPASQPGVAPQAGAPADTATPPAGAAPPAMPAEAPTVPRRRP from the coding sequence ATGACCCGCTTGCTCGAACCACGCCCGCGCGCCGCCCTGGCGCGGCTATTACCGGTGATGGCCCTGTGCGGCGCCCTGGGCGCCTGCGCGGTGGGCCCCGACTATGTGCGCCCCCCGGTGGACGTCGGCACGCAGTTCAAGGAAGGCCAGGACGACACGCCCGGCTGGAAGCCGGCGCAGCCCAACGAACTGGCCGACCGGGGCGCATGGTGGCGCGTCTACCAGGATCCGGTGCTGGACGAGCTGATGCGGCAGCTGGACGCGGCCAACCTGGACATCGCCCAGGCCGAGGCCAACTACCGCCAGGCGCAGGCGCTGGTGCGCGGGGCGCGGTCGGCCTTCTTTCCCACGGTCGGCGTGGGCGCCGGCGTGACCCGCTCGGGCAGCGGCGGCGGCACGGGCTCGTCCGCGACGAGCGGCAGCACGACAGGCAACAGCTATTCGCTCAGCGGCACCGTCAGCTGGGAGGCCGATATCTGGGGTTCGGTACGGCGTTCCGTGGAGGCCAGCCGCGCGGGCGCGCAGGCCAGCGCCGCCGACCTGGCGGCCGCGCGCCTGAGCGCCCAGAGCACGCTGGCGCAGAACTACTTCCAGCTGCGCGTGCTGGACGAGCAGGAACGGCTGCTGCGCGAAACGGTGGAAACCAACGAGCGATCCCTGCAGCTGACCATCAATCGCTATAACGCCGGCGTCGCGGCGAAGTCCGACGTGGCCGTGGCGCGCACCCAGCTGGAGAACACGCGGGCGCAGTGGGTGGACCTGGAGTGGCAGCGCGGGCAGTTCGAGCATGCCATCGCGGTGCTGACCGGCCAGGCGCCGTCGAAGTTCTCGCTGGCGCGCACGCCGTTTACGCAGCGCGTGCCGGCCATCCCCGTGGGCCTGCCTTCGCAGCTGCTGGAACGCCGGCCCGACGTGGCGGGCGCGGAGCGCCGCACCGCCCAGGCCAATGCGCAGATCGGCGTGGCGCAGGCGGCCTGGTTCCCGGACCTGACGCTGAGCGCGGACGGCGGCTTCCGCAGCGGCCAGTTCGCGCAATGGCTGACCGCGCCGGCGCGTTTCTGGTCCATCGGTCCGGCCCTGGCCCAGACCTTGTTCGACGGCGGTTTGCGCGCCTCGCAGGTGGAATCGGCGCGCGCGGCGTACGATGCCCAGGCCGCGGCCTACCGCCAGGTGGTGCTGGGCGCGCTGCGCGAAGTCGAGGACACCATGATCCAGCTGCGCGTCTTCGACCGCGAACAACAAGTCCAGCGGCGCGCGCTGGAGGCGGCGCGCGAGTCGCTGGAGCTGACGCGCAACCAGTACAAGGAAGGGCTGGTGGATTACCTGAGCGTGGCGGTGTTGGAGAACACCGCCCTGAGTTCCGAGCGCGAGGCGATATCCCTGATGGGCAATCGCCTGGTGGCCAGCGTGCAATTGATCGCGGCGCTGGGCGGCGGCTGGGACGGCAATGTGGATGCGCCGACGATGGCATCGGCGGCAGGCACGGACGGTCCGGCATCGCGCGCCGCGCCGGCATCGCAACCCGGCGTGGCGCCGCAGGCCGGCGCGCCCGCGGATACGGCCACGCCCCCCGCCGGCGCAGCGCCGCCGGCCATGCCCGCCGAGGCGCCTACGGTCCCCCGAAGACGCCCCTGA